AGGAGGGACCATGAGCGAGACCGACACCGTCGAGCCGGTCCGCAGCATCCGGGCCCCCGCTCGCCTCGAGTACCGGTTCACGGCGGGCGCGGCGCAGTCGCGGTTCTTGCGGCACCTCGTCGAGGGGAAGATCCTCGGCCAGCGCTGCCCGCAGTGCGGCAAGGTCTACGTCTCACCGCGCGGCGCCTGCGCCGCCGACGGCGTGGCGACCAAGGAGGAGGTGGAGGTGGCGGACCGGGGGACAGTGACGACGTTCTGCGTCGTCAACGTGCCGTTCTACGGGCAGAAGATCAAGATCCCGTACGTCTCGGCGACGATCCTCCTGGACGGGGCCGACATCGGCCTCATGCACCTCCTCCAGGAGGTCGAGGCCGATCAGGT
This genomic interval from Acidimicrobiales bacterium contains the following:
- a CDS encoding Zn-ribbon domain-containing OB-fold protein, with protein sequence MSETDTVEPVRSIRAPARLEYRFTAGAAQSRFLRHLVEGKILGQRCPQCGKVYVSPRGACAADGVATKEEVEVADRGTVTTFCVVNVPFYGQKIKIPYVSATILLDGADIGLMHLLQEVEADQVHMGMRVEAVWAPPEERLPTLESIRYFRPTGEPDADYETYKAYV